The Apium graveolens cultivar Ventura chromosome 6, ASM990537v1, whole genome shotgun sequence genome contains a region encoding:
- the LOC141663688 gene encoding calcium-binding protein CBP-like: protein MKTGPKEFTSVYYSLQIWREIFEKNDGDISGKIDASELREALVSLGFLVSPLDLLVSKFDKTGGRNKAIEYDNFIECCLTVKGLTEKFKEKDTAYMSSFCIFRATNF, encoded by the exons ATGAAAACAGGGCCTAAGGAGTTCACATCTGTGTATTACAGTCTCCAGATATGGAGG GAGATCTTTGAGAAGAATGATGGGGATATTAGTGGTAAAATTGATGCTTCTGAGCTGAGAGAGGCGCTGGTGAGCCTTGGATTTTTGGTGTCACCTCTGGACTTGCTGGTGTCCAAGTTTGACAAGACTGGTGGAAGGAACAAGGCTATTGAATATGACAACTTCATCGA GTGCTGCCTCACTGTGAAG GGACTTACTGAGAAATTCAAGGAGAAGGACACTGCATACATGAGTTCATTCTGCATATTTAGAGCTACAAATTTCTAG